In the genome of Pseudorasbora parva isolate DD20220531a chromosome 10, ASM2467924v1, whole genome shotgun sequence, one region contains:
- the clmna gene encoding calmin has product MAGHEWDDWFEREELIGQISDIRVQNLQVEREVVQKRTFTRWMNLHLEKCNPRMEVRDLFRDIQDGKILMALLEELSGCKLLHGYKPSAHRIFRLNNIAKVLTFLEERNVKLVSIDATDIADGNSSIVLGLIWNIILFFQIKELTGNIKSQFPSSSSLSSIPTSSDSDTSHSSTPSDERKATIAPRGHGKAIKTLLQWVQRRTRKYGVAVQDFGKSWTSGLAFLAVIKSIDPSLVDMRRALLRTPRENIEEAFRTAHYSLGIPRLLEPEDVMMNPPDDQSIMTYVSQFLEHFPGIEEDETSDIVERSKASARMNEPPVRNGVQRKRESYLVKRDLVQPPPKIFISSVTEDREHITSPILSQTPEDKPWTSEGSSVGSSPSPAVNKPLNHPLDLNKDVSTTSSPHPSFSDSAVNSPDSWSEVLSETSNSHRINEDPISESSTAGTVEVTSDLGSPFSPENHLDRELFIDEGNYSLGSMDSLHAKSTAPSEEDNAYKYILDLKEEQSVNHLPCDNMSNKSDAGCLEQTETNPFEHQESVKPSSDDTSCLESDSGYFQDNKEAMSAKPEDESPPTSTVDEEVSENLESESFQDNVESSNTEAMQRNALEFTDGPEEKPLMIDYDSEPECPVLQFERVSISGSEEDIKLCTDLVEEPTEEPGKKDLENGHSETNKDSSNLHDEEKVGVLETEVNDVIFDKLEKPISDQSQTEAEVPDEDQVCYMCGCLVAKSSAESSEQGDNCLSHLNSTERDCNSDSRHFSESEAGGNFEDNPREHNNELNGTVSDLKNESRESKCIHDDLLIIGKSNMESGSDGIRRTEFSHNTNGESQAQVSDITEPGGAKDNRPVSVVDSHYGVLNSVTEAFVEPLSDSTDHDVENDSTSTQRQILEDSSLESPTEAETTCEYSEPIGIRGYLERRPVELRLSLSMTPLQPAPPKRSLTESDTDTEDTSEDHGKGFKSRKDRAGSLHLQEQSPFDRHPGEWGAVEPESPVEHCEHIKTDEDLTSDDASENTGALREGVVTDASQTLTAIHLRRVDNSESKGQNGKDLDYSKVDSTIINESLKSKTAVSPESTYDTTLSDLVYILLAAWLFVYCLLVLPQIDSRMLPKLLFNIDE; this is encoded by the exons TTGAAAGGGAGGTGGTGCAGAAAAGGACATTCACCAGATGGATGAATCTACATCTAGAGAAG TGCAACCCTCGAATGGAGGTACGGGATCTGTTTCGTGATATCCAGGACGGGAAGATTTTGATGGCTCTACTTGAAGAACTCTCAGGATGCAAACTT CTGCATGGGTATAAGCCATCCGCACATCGTATTTTTAGGCTCAATAACATCGCCAAGGTATTGACATTTCTGGAAGAAAGAAAC GTGAAATTAGTCAGCATTGACGCAACGGATATTGCAGATGGCAATTCATCCATAGTACTTGGGCTTATCTGGAATATCATCCTGTTTTTCCAG ATCAAGGAACTCACAGGGAACATCAAGAGCCAGTTCCCCTCCTCCTCCAGCCTGTCCTCCATACCCACCAGCTCTGATTCTGACACTTCCCACTCCAGCACACCCTCAGATGAGAGAAAGGCCACCATTGCGCCAAGAGGTCATGGGAAGGCAATCAAAACTCTATTGCAGTGGGTCCAGAGACGCACTAGAAA ATATGGCGTTGCTGTACAGGACTTTGGAAAGAGCTGGACAAGTGGTCTGGCTTTTCTTGCTGTGATAAAGTCCATTGACCCTAGTCTGGTGGATATGAGGAGGGCTCTGCTCCGAACGCCCAGAGAGAACATTGAGGAAGCATTTAGAACAGCACACTACAGTCTTGGCATCCCAAGACTCCTAGAACCTGAGG ATGTGATGATGAATCCACCTGATGATCAATCCATAATGACCTATGTGTCCCAGTTTTTGGAGCACTTTCCTGGAATTGAGGAG gATGAAACGTCAGATATTGTGGAAAGAAGTAAAGCCAGTGCTCGTATGAACGAACCACCTGTTCGGAATGGAGTTCAAAGAAAACGGGAGTCTTATTTGGTCAAGAGAGACTTGGTTCAGCCGCCACCCAAGATCTTCATCTCTTCAGTGACGGAAGATCGTGAGCATATCACCTCTCCAATCCTATCACAGACCCCTGAGGACAAACCATGGACCAGTGAAGGGTCATCAGTGGGTTCAAGTCCCAGTCCGGCAGTCAACAAACCCCTTAATCACCCCTTGGACTTAAACAAAGACGTGTCCACCACAAGCTCTCCACATCCTTCATTCTCAGATTCTGCTGTCAACTCACCTGACTCATGGAGTGAAGTACTTAGCGAGACTTCTAACTCTCACCGGATCAATGAGGATCCTATAAGCGAGAGCAGTACAGCTGGTACTGTTGAAGTGACCTCAGATTTAGGATCACCATTTTCACCGGAAAATCATTTGGACCGTGAGCTTTTTATAGATGAGGGCAACTATTCCCTCGGCTCCATGGATAGTTTACATGCCAAATCCACTGCGCCATCTGAGGAGGACAATGCTTACAAATACATCTTAGATCTGAAAGAAGAACAATCTGTAAATCATTTGCCCTGCGACAACATGAGTAATAAATCAGATGCAGGATGCTTAGAACAAACCGAAACCAATCCTTTTGAGCACCAGGAATCAGTCAAGCCATCTTCTGATGATACTTCATGTTTGGAAAGTGACTCAGGATACTTTCAGGATAACAAGGAAGCCATGTCGGCTAAACCTGAGGATGAAAGTCCACCCACTTCCACCGTTGATGAAGAAGTAagtgaaaatctggaatctgaatCTTTTCAGGACAATGTAGAGTCTTCCAATACAGAAGCCATGCAAAGGAACGCTCTGGAATTTACAGATGGACCTGAGGAAAAGCCTTTAATGATTGATTATGACAGTGAGCCAGAATGTCCAGTTTTGCAGTTTGAGAGGGTTTCTATATCAGGAAGTGAGGAGGATATTAAACTGTGCACTGATCTGGTTGAAGAACCAACAGAGGAACCAGGCAAAAAGGATCTTGAAAATGGTCATTCTGAAACCAACAAGGATAGTAGTAACCTCCATGATGAGGAAAAAGTAGGTGTTTTGGAAACTGAGGTAAATGATGTAATATTTGACAAACTGGAAAAACCCATCTCAGACCAGAGCCAAACAGAAGCTGAGGTTCCTGATGAAGATCAGGTATGTTATATGTGTGGATGTCTAGTTGCGAAAAGCTCTGCTGAATCAAGCGAACAGGGTGACAATTGTCTGTCCCACTTAAACTCAACTGAGAGGGACTGCAATTCAGACTCAAGACATTTCAGTGAATCAGAGGCAGGTGGAAACTTTGAGGACAATCCAAGGGAACATAACAATGAATTAAATGGAACTGTAAGTGATCTCAAGAATGAGTCAAGAGAGAGTAAATGTATTCATGATGATCTACTTATAATAGGTAAGAGCAACATGGAAAGTGGGTCAGACGGCATAAGGAGGACTGAGTTTTCCCACAATACAAATGGTGAAAGCCAAGCTCAGGTTTCAGACATTACGGAGCCTGGAGGGGCCAAGGATAACAGGCCTGTATCAGTAGTGGACTCTCACTATGGCGTTCTGAATTCTGTCACTGAAGCCTTTGTGGAGCCTCTGTCTGACAGCACTGACCACGATGTAGAAAACGACTCCACATCAACCCAGCGACAGATTCTAGAAGATTCCAGCTTAGAGTCACCAACTGAAGCGGAAACCACCTGTGAGTACTCAGAGCCCATTGGTATCCGTGGGTACCTTGAAAGACGTCCCGTGGAGCTACGTTTGTCTCTCAGCATGACTCCGCTTCAGCCGGCACCTCCTAAACGTTCACTTACTGAATCGGATACGGACACCGAAGACACTTCAGAGGACCACGGCAAGGGATTTAAGTCCAGAAAG GATAGAGCGGGATCTTTGCATCTCCAGGAACAAAGCCCATTTGACAGGCACCCGGGAGAATGGGGTGCGGTGGAGCCTGAATCACCAGTTGAGCATTGTGAGCACATTAAGACAGATGAGGACCTGACCAGCGACGATGCCAGTGAAAACACTGGGGCTCTGAG GGAAGGAGTGGTGACTGATGCAAGCCAAACTTTGACTGCTATTCACTTAAGAAGGGTTGACAACAGTGAATCAAAG GGACAAAATGGGAAAGACTTGGACTACAGCAAAGTGGACAGTACGATCATAAATGAAAG CTTGAAGAGCAAGACTGCTGTGAGTCCAGAAAGCACATATGACACAACCTTGTCCGACCTTGTCTATATCCTCTTGGCTGCTTGGCTTTTTGTGTACTGCCTTCTTGTCCTGCCTCAGATCGACTCAAGGATGCTTCCTAAACTCCTCTTCAACATAGATGAATGA